The following are encoded in a window of Phaseolus vulgaris cultivar G19833 chromosome 3, P. vulgaris v2.0, whole genome shotgun sequence genomic DNA:
- the LOC137805925 gene encoding ethylene-responsive transcription factor SHINE 3-like, producing MENIDTSKLSHQSHNPNKNLPLMPIEIDKSYEKRVMKIPKVGKKIEKKFLGVRQRPSGRWIAEIKESSQKLRLWLGTFDKAEEAALAYDCAARLLRGRNAKTNFPNPGTMNTHEEDYSILGKNPRSYQLLRHAVMKNHALSTSLYSTFMPWKNQIMTRDEHDTLVEETVVCSIPEQGSGCCGISFGSSKVYSSVVVAPSFSASSHDETP from the coding sequence ATGGAAAACATAGACACCTCAAAACTTTCACACCAATCTCATAACCCAAACAAGAATCTTCCTTTGATGCCTATTGAAATAGACAAGTCCTATGAGAAGAGAGTCATGAAGATTCCAAAAGTAGGAAAGAAGATTGAGAAAAAGTTTCTTGGGGTGAGACAAAGGCCTTCAGGAAGATGGATTGCTGAGATCAAGGAATCCTCACAGAAGCTAAGGCTTTGGTTAGGAACTTTTGACAAAGCAGAAGAAGCTGCCTTGGCTTATGACTGTGCTGCAAGGCTTCTCAGAGGGAGAAATGCCAAAACAAACTTTCCAAACCCTGGAACCATGAACACTCATGAAGAAGACTACAGCATTTTGGGCAAGAATCCAAGGTCTTACCAACTTCTTAGGCATGCAGTTATGAAGAACCACGCACTTTCAACATCTCTTTATTCCACATTCATGCCTTGGAAAAACCAGATCATGACGAGAGATGAACATGACACCCTTGTTGAGGAAACTGTAGTTTGTTCCATTCCTGAACAAGGCTCTGGCTGTTGTGGAATTTCATTTGGAAGTTCTAAGGTTTATTCTTCTGTTGTTGTTGCTCCTTCTTTCAGTGCTTCTTCTCATGATGAAACACCCTAA
- the LOC137807674 gene encoding calcium sensing receptor, chloroplastic encodes MEIAAMASSVTPRPSLPTPSPQTVVTTFSKPQLRRTQIALPTASTISILALFAPPNEAKAAVSIAKDQIVSSLTQVEKTIDQVQEVGSSVLDTAQRVAEVIGNALKPGIETALPIVQQAGEEALKIASPAISEASRKAQEALQSSGVDTQPVITAAKTVVDAAQQTTKVIDVAKPIASSTVETISSSDPTVIAGAAGALFVAYLLIPPVWSVISSNLRGYKGDLTPAQALDLISAQNYVLIDIRSEKDKDKTGIPRLPSSAKNRMVAIPLEELPSKLRGQVKNVKKLEAEIVALKISYLKKINKSTNIVILDSYSDVAKTVGRTATSLGFKNTWIVADGFSGNKGWLQSRLGSDSYNFSFAEVLSPSRIIPAAVRGFGTTSQSSTKLLPGAD; translated from the exons ATGGAGATTGCTGCCATGGCTTCTTCAGTCACTCCAAGACCTTCTCTTCCAACTCCTTCTCCACAAACAGTAGTCACCACTTTTAGCAAACCTCAACTCAGACGCACCCAAATAGCACTGCCAACAGCATCCACCATTTCAATCCTCGCTCTCTTCGCCCCTCCTAACGAAGCCAAAGCCGCTGTCTCCATCGCCAAGGACCAGATTGTTTCATCTCTCACCCAA GTGGAGAAAACGATTGATCAGGTTCAGGAAGTGGGTTCGAGTGTTCTGGACACGGCACAGCGTGTTGCTGAGGTAATTGGGAATGCTTTGAAGCCTGGCATCGAAACGGCGTTACCAATAGTGCAGCAAGCTGGGGAAGAGGCCTTGAAAATTGCTTCCCCTGCCATTTCTGAAGCTTCCAGAAAGGCCCAGGAGGCGCTTCAAAGCTCTGGTGTTGATACCCAACCTGTTATCACTGCTGCTAAG ACAGTGGTAGATGCTGCACAACAAACGACCAAGGTGATTGATGTTGCCAAGCCAATAGCTTCCTCAACCGTTGAAACCATATCCTCTTCAGACCCTACTGTGATTGCTGGAGCTGCTGGAGCACTATTTGTTGCCTACCTCCTGATTCCTCCTGTCTGGTCTGTCATCTCCTCTAATCTTCGTGGTTACAAAG GAGACCTTACTCCTGCTCAAGCCCTTGATTTGATATCTGCACAAAACTACGTTTTGATTGATATCAGATCCGAGAAAGATAAGGACAAGACTGGTATCCCTCGCCTTCCCTCTAGTGCTAAAAACAGGATGGTTGCCATTCC tTTGGAAGAATTGCCAAGTAAGCTCAGAGGGCAGGTCAAGAATGTGAAGAAATTGGAAGCTGAAATAGTCGCTTTAAAGATTTCTTATCTCAAGAAAATCAACAAAAGCACCAACATTGTGATTCTGGACTC GTACTCGGACGTAGCAAAAACAGTGGGAAGAACAGCGACCAGCCTTGGTTTTAAGAACACATGGATTGTTGCTGATGGATTCTCTGGGAACAAAGGGTGGTTGCAGAGTAGATTAGGATCAGATTCTTATAACTTTTCGTTCGCAGAGGTGCTGTCACCATCCAGGATCATCCCTGCAGCTGTGAGAGGCTTTGGCACAACCAGCCAATCTAGCACTAAGCTTCTTCCCGGGGCTGACTAA
- the LOC137807675 gene encoding protein CHAPERONE-LIKE PROTEIN OF POR1, chloroplastic, whose product MVVLSLSAPNLSTAFLAKKLYLQEHAKKLTVFRTRCAVDTPYGGNVQKFPRISVWDPYRRLGISPDASEEEIWGSRNFLLQQYAGHERSEESIEAAFEKLLMSSFIQRRKTKINLKSKLKKKVEESPPWVKNLLNFVELPPPEIILRRLFLFGFMGGWSIMNSAETGPAFQVAISLAACIYFLNEKTKSLGRAFIIGFGALVAGWVSGSVVVPNIPSMLLRPTWTLELLTSLVVYIFLFIACTFLK is encoded by the exons ATGGTTGTGCTTTCGCTCTCAGCTCCCAACCTTTCCACCGCTTTTCTCGCTAAGAAAct GTATCTCCAAGAACACGCGAAGAAGCTTACGGTCTTTCGCACTAGATGCGCCGTGGACACGCCCTACGGAG GTAATGTCCAAAAATTCCCTCGAATCAGTGTTTGGGATCCTTACCGTCGTCTTGGTATTAGCCCTGATGCTTCTGAAGAAGAAATTTGGGGATCAAGAAATTTTCTATTGCAACAATATGCTGGGCATGAGAGGAGTGAAGAATCAATTGAAGCGGCTTTTGAAAAGTTATTGATGTCAAGTTTCATACAGAggaggaaaacaaaaattaatttgaaaagcAAGTTAAAAAAGAAAGTAGAAGAGTCTCCACCATGGGTGAAGAACTTGCTAAACTTTGTTGAACTTCCACCGCCTGAAATCATTCTCAGAAGATTGTTTCTGTTTGGTTTCATGGGTGGCTGGAGTATTATGAATTCTGCTGAAACTGGACCTGCTTTTCAG GTGGCGATCTCTTTGGCTGCTTGCATATATTTTCTTAACGAAAAGACAAAGAGCTTGGGTAGAGCATTCATTATTGG GTTTGGAGCTCTAGTGGCTGGATGGGTCTCTGGTTCAGTGGTGGTACCCAATATTCCATCTATGTTGCTGCGCCCAACTTGGACACTTGAACTCCTAACGTCATTGGTAGTTTATATATTCCTGTTCATTGCTTGTACTTTTCTCAAGTGA
- the LOC137807676 gene encoding tetraspanin-11, whose product MFRISNTVVGALNILSLLLGVAAVASSVYIHIQGGSDCQKVLQVPLLVGGVFVVLVSALGIVGSLYRVNMALYAYLFFTFALIVGLAFFTVFTLFVTNRKMGQHVSGKGYGEYRVADFSHWLQRYVVNNKNWDEVKSCLMDAHVCQNLALNGGRNNDSIIFKHLSTTQSGCCKPPAYCGFIMKNSTFWEVPKKGPAVNNSDCTTWNNREDKLCYYCNSCKGGVLANIRNQWRRLTVFNACVLVLVTVIYTLGCYAIKNNRSDSGCNHLKKLFP is encoded by the exons ATGTTCCGCATAAGTAACACCGTTGTCGGCGCCCTCAACATCCTTTCCTTGCTCTTGGGCGTCGCTGCCGTGGCCTCCTCGGTCTACATCCACATCCAAGGCGGCTCCGATTGCCAGAAGGTCCTGCAGGTGCCGCTGCTTGTCGGCGGCGTCTTCGTGGTGCTTGTTTCCGCCTTGGGAATCGTGGGGTCGCTGTACCGCGTCAACATGGCGCTCTACGCCTACCTCTTCTTCACGTTCGCGCTCATCGTGGGCCTCGCCTTCTTCACCGTCTTCACGCTATTCGTGACGAACAGGAAGATGGGACAGCATGTTTCCGGCAAGGGCTACGGCGAGTACCGGGTGGCCGATTTCTCGCACTGGCTGCAACGCTACGTCGTCAACAACAAGAACTGGGACGAGGTGAAGAGTTGCTTGATGGACGCACACGTGTGCCAGAACCTCGCCCTCAACGGTGGCCGCAACAACGACTCCATCATTTTCAAACACCTATCTACCACGCAG TCTGGTTGTTGTAAACCACCAGCGTATTGTGGTTTCATAATGAAGAACAGTACGTTCTGGGAAGTGCCAAAGAAGGGTCCAGCAGTGAATAATTCTGACTGCACAACTTGGAACAACAGGGAAGACAAACTGTGCTACTATTGCAATTCATGCAAAGGAGGAGTTTTGGCTAACATAAGGAACCAATGGAGACGTCTCACTGTTTTCAACGCATGCGTGCTTGTGCTCGTCACAGTCATATATACCTTGGGCTGCTACGCCATCAAGAACAACAGATCTGATTCAGGCTGCAACCACCTTAAAAAACTATTCCCTTGA